One Panicum virgatum strain AP13 chromosome 3N, P.virgatum_v5, whole genome shotgun sequence DNA segment encodes these proteins:
- the LOC120665901 gene encoding superoxide dismutase [Mn] 3.4, mitochondrial isoform X2, with protein MALRTLASKKTLSLALGGARPLAAAARGVTTVALPDLSYDFGALEPAISGEIMRLHHQKHHATYVANYNKALEQLDAAIAKGDASAVVQLQGAIKFNGGGHVNHSIFWKNLKPISEGGGEPPHGKLGWAIDEDFGSFEALVKKMNAEGAALQGSGWVWLALDKEAKKLSVETTANQDPLVTKGASLVPLLGIDVWEHAYYLQYKNVRPDYLNNIWKVVNWKYAGEVYDNVLA; from the exons ATGGCTCTCCGTACCCTGGCGTCGAAGAAGACCCTGTCCCTCGCCCTCGGCGGCGCCcggccgctggcggcggcggccaggggggTAACGACGGTAGCCCTCCCCGACCTCTCCTACGACTTCGGCGCTCTTGAGCCGGCCATCTCCGGTGAGATCATGCGCCTGCACCACCAGAAGCACCACGCCACCTACGTCGCCAACTACAACAAGGCGCTCGAGCAGCTCGACGCCGCCATCGCCAAGGGCGACGCCTCCGCCGTCGTCCAGCTCCAGGGCGCCATCAAGTTCAACGGCGGCG GCCATGTGAACCATTCAATCTTTTGGAAGAACCTCAAGCCTATTAGC GAAGGTGGTGGGGAGCCACCACATGGAAAACTTGGCTGGGCCATTGATGAGGATTTTGGTTCATTTGAAGCACTTGTAAAGAAGATGAATGCAGAAGGTGCTGCTTTACAAGGATCTGGATGGGTG TGGCTTGCTTTGGATAAAGAGGCAAAAAAGCTATCAGTTGAAACTACTGCTAATCAG GACCCTCTGGTGACTAAAGGAGCAAGCTTGGTTCCTTTGTTGGGGATTGATGTCTGGGAGCATGCATACTACCTCCAG TACAAGAATGTTAGGCCTGATTACCTGAACAACATCTGGAAGGTGGTGAACTGGAAATATGCCGGAGAGGTGTACGACAATGTGCTTGCCTGA
- the LOC120665901 gene encoding superoxide dismutase [Mn] 3.4, mitochondrial isoform X1, whose product MALRTLASKKTLSLALGGARPLAAAARGVTTVALPDLSYDFGALEPAISGEIMRLHHQKHHATYVANYNKALEQLDAAIAKGDASAVVQLQGAIKFNGGGHVNHSIFWKNLKPISEGGGEPPHGKLGWAIDEDFGSFEALVKKMNAEGAALQGSGWVWLALDKEAKKLSVETTANQDPLVTKGASLVPLLGIDVWEHAYYLQIYVSAASCAATSSSATSTALRRPWLLYARHLRPWLLALQLGYLDIGTKGYHPHELLAGFLSSRSIRTTPTL is encoded by the exons ATGGCTCTCCGTACCCTGGCGTCGAAGAAGACCCTGTCCCTCGCCCTCGGCGGCGCCcggccgctggcggcggcggccaggggggTAACGACGGTAGCCCTCCCCGACCTCTCCTACGACTTCGGCGCTCTTGAGCCGGCCATCTCCGGTGAGATCATGCGCCTGCACCACCAGAAGCACCACGCCACCTACGTCGCCAACTACAACAAGGCGCTCGAGCAGCTCGACGCCGCCATCGCCAAGGGCGACGCCTCCGCCGTCGTCCAGCTCCAGGGCGCCATCAAGTTCAACGGCGGCG GCCATGTGAACCATTCAATCTTTTGGAAGAACCTCAAGCCTATTAGC GAAGGTGGTGGGGAGCCACCACATGGAAAACTTGGCTGGGCCATTGATGAGGATTTTGGTTCATTTGAAGCACTTGTAAAGAAGATGAATGCAGAAGGTGCTGCTTTACAAGGATCTGGATGGGTG TGGCTTGCTTTGGATAAAGAGGCAAAAAAGCTATCAGTTGAAACTACTGCTAATCAG GACCCTCTGGTGACTAAAGGAGCAAGCTTGGTTCCTTTGTTGGGGATTGATGTCTGGGAGCATGCATACTACCTCCAG atataCGTATCCGCAGCTTCATGTGCGGCTACCTCGTCTTCGGCAACCTCAACAGCTCTACGTCGACCTTGGCTACTCTACGCACGGCATCTTCGACCATGGCTCCTCGCCCTCCAGCTCGGCTACCTCGACATTggcacaaagggctaccatCCGCATGAGTTACTCGCCGGTTTTCTCTCCAGTCGTAGCATCCGCACCACACCGACGTTATGa